Proteins encoded within one genomic window of Eurosta solidaginis isolate ZX-2024a chromosome 1, ASM4086904v1, whole genome shotgun sequence:
- the LOC137238914 gene encoding phosphate carrier protein, mitochondrial-like, with product MPSALIDAMFNSLFNSPFVSVKCEPNSQTQLSALPKRSPFLPHHRFVAAAVAPGEESCEFGSLKYFQLCMIGGIISCGSTHLLMTPLDLVKCRLQVDKAKYKNLITGMKITVKEEGIRGLAKGWAPTLFGYSAQGAFKFGFYEMFKVYYSKILGEENAYLYRTYIYLVASASAEFFADIALCPMEAVKVKIQTSAGFANTLREAVPKMTAEEGLMAFYKGLVPLWMRQIPYTMMKFACFEVTLEMLYKHVVPKPRAECSKGEQLIVTFAAGYIAGVFCAIVSHPADVVVSKLNQAKGSTALEVAKSLGFMGMWAGLIPRIIMIGTLTALQWFVYDGVKVALRIPRPPPPEMPASLKAKLAASDGKK from the coding sequence ATGCCGTCTGCGCTTATTGACGCTATGTTCAACTCATTATTCAACTCGCCATTCGTTTCGGTAAAATGTGAGCCTAATAGCCAAACTCAATTGAGTGCATTACCCAAACGATCACCATTCCTGCCTCATCATCGATTTGTTGCAGCCGCCGTTGCACCCGGAGAAGAGTCGTGTGAATTTGGTAGTTTAAAGTATTTTCAATTGTGCATGATTGGCGGTATAATATCTTGCGGCTCAACCCATTTACTAATGACGCCCTTGGATTTGGTGAAATGTCGTTTACAAGTGGATAAagctaaatataaaaatttgataaCTGGCATGAAAATAACCGTCAAAGAGGAAGGTATACGTGGTTTGGCGAAGGGATGGGCACCTACACTATTCGGTTATTCGGCACAAGGTGCATTCAAATTCGGTTTCTACGAAATGTTCAAAGTTTATTATTCCAAGATATTGGGTGAAGAGAATGCATATCTCTATCGCACTTATATTTATTTAGTTGCATCAGCTTCAGCTGAATTCTTTGCTGATATTGCATTGTGTCCAATGGAAGCCGTCAAAGTGAAAATACAAACATCCGCAGGATTTGCCAATACGTTACGCGAGGCCGTACCCAAAATGACAGCCGAAGAAGGATTGATGGCTTTTTACAAAGGACTTGTACCGCTGTGGATGCGTCAAATACCGTATACGATGATGAAGTTTGCTTGCTTCGAGGTAACGCTTGAAATGTTGTACAAGCATGTTGTACCAAAACCGCGTGCTGAATGCTCAAAGGGTGAACAATTGATAGTAACATTTGCTGCTGGTTACATCGCTGGTGTATTTTGTGCCATTGTTTCGCATCCTGCTGATGTTGTTGTGTCAAAACTTAATCAAGCAAAGGGTTCAACGGCTTTGGAAGTGGCGAAATCTTTGGGATTTATGGGTATGTGGGCTGGCTTGATCCCACGCATTATTATGATTGGTACACTAACGGCATTGCAGTGGTTCGTTTATGATGGCGTTAAGGTGGCGCTACGCATACCACGCCCACCACCACCAGAGATGCCAGCTTCATTGAAAGCCAAACTGGCAGCATCCGATGGAAAGAAatga